TTCATTGGCATAAACAAATTCCAGGACTTGCTATCACGACAGGCGCGTCAggatttaacatttttaggacagcaaatatttaaattatgtttgttgtattatattgttaaatttgtattatattttttcaaataaatttttttaatattggtCATTTTGGAGTGTTCTTGCTCTCTAATGAACGGAATATGTGAGAACGTATATGATAATGCAATAActtataatattgaaaagtGTTTCATACTTTTTCTTGACTGTGTGCTTAACgatgtaaaaattaatatgaatttttgttttaagcATATTAAATGAAGcaatttaaagtaaaaactTCTGTTGTTTATACgtgttaaatttattaattttgatcACGTAAAACGGGGCTTAAgtttagtatatatatatatataaaataactttgTCTGTTTTACAGGGAACAACAGAAAATATTGCGAAGCGCACCACGCGTCACTTATCAGTACGTTAAGATGCGGCAATATAAACAATGTTTTGAAGCGGTGTGTCGCAAAAGGGTCTTTCAAACCGCATTTCACCAGTGTCATAGAAGACATATAGTCTCTCTCTCTTTTTCCCCCCCTcaaagtattaaaatatataagtaagtattaaaatacaagtactaaaatataagtattaaaatatatattgccATTTCTTCCAAATAAGCAGTTAATAAATACTTTGTAttgtttcttttattattttttcatactattttttaaatagtaatttttattgataatttctaatatctttaaaatttgtaaaactAGTTTTTAATTGATTTGTTCTATACTtgaaaaagattattattttacatatatatcaAGATATaccaattttttaaacatatttttataattacagCTAGATTCtatcttttatatacattCTTTAATGCTCGaaatagataaattaaaattaatagaatGTTACAAATCAAGAACAGTATTATGGAAAACAAATCATCCTGAATATCATAGTCAAAAAAGTAGAGATGAAGCATTAAGAGAAATTGTTGAAAATTTTGAACATAAATACTCTCAGGAGACAATCAAAAGAGAATTCAAAAATCTACGTGACACATGGGTTAAAATAAGAAGGCGAAGAGATAAAGAAAGAGAAGACAGCAAAAAAACTGGTCAACCTGCTCGCGCTATAACATGGCATTTCTGGGAACCATTAGCATTTCTTGATGAAATAAGTGGCACTTCCAAAAGATATTTTGCTGATAGATGTCATACAGATgaaacaattaatataaaagatgactttaattcaaatttatcaaaagattttcccaatgaaaattttaatttactcAGGCTTGTAACTTCATCAAGATCtgtaaaagaaaatgaatcTAGTAATActtcatttttatacaaCAGTGACTCCGCCTACAATTCCCCAAAGCAAAAAAAACCAAGAATAGAAGAAGATCTTATCCacaaaaaagaattttctCCTGAATCACAATACGAAAGTTCGAATGATCTCTCAGCAATCACAAACATCCGTTCTAATGTTAGTACACCTCCTAGCATTACTACAGCAATGGTTTCCTTGGCGGGTCCAAGTAATAATTCATCCATTCATCATGTTTCTAATCTTGTTACAAGTATCTTAACTCAAATATATGAAAGAGATCCTAAAAGTGCTGATGAATTTTGTTCTGAAATGCTGAAAAATGCCTATAGTAAACTTATAGAAGTTAAATacaatacaaaaaatatttagtccAATAAATGTTCTACTCTGTATTTGTTttgaaaatagaaaaaagatgaaaataaatttttaaatgtaaaaaataaataaatggaaagttgtaaatatatatcatattttgtTGCTCTCATAAAtccaaaaaattattaaaaaataaataattgttgaatattttattaaaataaatttcatttgttatataaataaaaatttatatttcttacCGCTTAAAACAAAATTCTGTTTAAGAAATCTTATTGGTAAAAAATGTCtttgttatttataataatgtaaatattttgaaaatgtacaagtaataatattttttctaatttttgttgactactataataaataaaataaaaaaaaaatttattaaaatattttttaataaaaaataaaattagtatactaaaattttaaattataaaaaaaacagttaatatttatgatttttaatttttaattatttttttataaataccgaaattgttttaatttttactgaTTCAATGACATATGTAACATTAAGTGGCAATTACAAAACAATTTCAAGATATTAATTATCTTCAGAAATCGTAAAGAAgcaattatatttatcaatttttttttgacataatatattagctcttttttttataattaaattaaattttatttaaagaattaaatcAATTGATGatacttataaaattaaaaaaatgatacaaaACTTTTTCTTCCAAGGATCATTAATACattctttaaattaaaaattaaatatatattctaaTTCAAAATTGATTGTGGAAGAAGaataataacaaaagttaaaattttgttaaggcaactaaataaaaataaaaattttaatgtaaacaAAGTTAAACTATGAATatggagaaaaaaaaagattctaaaaactaataattttacattcttatatgataagaaaaatc
This Strongyloides ratti genome assembly S_ratti_ED321, chromosome : 2 DNA region includes the following protein-coding sequences:
- a CDS encoding MADF domain-containing protein; protein product: MLEIDKLKLIECYKSRTVLWKTNHPEYHSQKSRDEALREIVENFEHKYSQETIKREFKNLRDTWVKIRRRRDKEREDSKKTGQPARAITWHFWEPLAFLDEISGTSKRYFADRCHTDETINIKDDFNSNLSKDFPNENFNLLRLVTSSRSVKENESSNTSFLYNSDSAYNSPKQKKPRIEEDLIHKKEFSPESQYESSNDLSAITNIRSNVSTPPSITTAMVSLAGPSNNSSIHHVSNLVTSILTQIYERDPKSADEFCSEMLKNAYSKLIEVKYNTKNI